In one window of Bizionia sp. M204 DNA:
- a CDS encoding ABC transporter ATP-binding protein, translating into MGISINHISKSYKHVKALQDISFEVKPNELFGLIGPDGAGKTTLFRILTTLLIANEGNATVAGYDVLKDFKEIRKHVGYMPGKFSLYQDLTVEENLRFFATIFGTTIAENYDLIKDIYVQIEPFKDRRAGKLSGGMKQKLALCCALIHKPKVLFLDEPTTGVDPVTRKEFWDMLKRLQQKNITILVSTPYMDEAALCDRIALIQDGEILQIDTPEAIVKQYPKTIYDVSANNMYQLIMSLKAYPHQHSVYPFGEFIHYTDTRAGFNPNELKQYLQTQNLSNITIEKTQATIEDSFMELAK; encoded by the coding sequence ATGGGCATTTCAATTAACCATATCAGCAAATCTTATAAACATGTAAAAGCCTTACAGGATATTTCTTTTGAAGTAAAACCAAATGAGCTTTTTGGTTTAATTGGTCCTGATGGCGCAGGAAAAACAACCCTTTTTAGAATTTTAACAACCTTGTTAATTGCCAATGAAGGTAATGCAACTGTTGCAGGTTATGATGTGCTGAAAGACTTTAAAGAAATAAGAAAGCACGTAGGTTATATGCCCGGGAAATTCTCATTATATCAAGATTTAACGGTTGAAGAAAATTTGAGATTTTTTGCAACTATTTTCGGAACCACTATTGCCGAAAACTACGATTTAATAAAAGATATTTATGTTCAAATTGAGCCCTTTAAAGATCGTCGTGCTGGTAAATTATCTGGAGGTATGAAGCAAAAACTGGCTTTGTGTTGTGCGTTGATTCACAAACCCAAAGTATTGTTTCTTGACGAACCTACAACAGGAGTCGATCCCGTTACTAGGAAAGAATTTTGGGACATGCTAAAACGCTTACAACAAAAAAATATAACCATTTTAGTTTCTACGCCTTATATGGACGAAGCTGCCTTGTGTGATAGAATAGCGTTAATTCAAGATGGCGAAATTTTACAGATTGATACACCGGAAGCCATCGTAAAGCAGTATCCTAAAACTATTTATGACGTTAGTGCAAACAATATGTATCAATTAATAATGAGCTTAAAAGCTTACCCACATCAGCATAGTGTATATCCGTTTGGTGAGTTTATACATTATACAGATACACGTGCTGGATTTAATCCTAACGAATTGAAACAGTATTTACAAACCCAAAACCTATCAAATATTACCATTGAAAAAACCCAAGCAACCATAGAAGATAGTTTTATGGAATTAGCAAAATAA
- a CDS encoding ABC transporter ATP-binding protein: MNNNKVIQAEGLTKMFGDFTAVNAITFAVEKGEIFGFLGANGAGKTTAMKILIGISNPTSGSAQVAGFDVFTQAEDIKKNIGYMSQKFALYDDLTVKENITFFGGIYGLSKLKIKEKTNEMIDDLGLEDVAKQLVGSLPLGWKQKISFSVALLHEPKIVFLDEPTGGVDPITRRQFWEMIYRAAHQGTTIFVTTHYMDEAEYCDRVSIMVNGKIEALDTPKKLKEQFQVTSMNDVFLKLARG; the protein is encoded by the coding sequence ATGAATAATAACAAAGTCATACAAGCTGAAGGTTTAACTAAAATGTTTGGCGATTTCACCGCTGTAAATGCCATTACATTCGCCGTTGAAAAAGGTGAGATTTTCGGATTTCTTGGGGCTAATGGCGCCGGGAAAACAACCGCCATGAAAATACTGATTGGAATTTCAAATCCAACATCAGGTTCAGCGCAGGTAGCTGGTTTTGATGTCTTTACTCAAGCGGAAGATATCAAAAAAAACATTGGCTATATGAGTCAAAAATTTGCATTATATGATGACTTAACCGTTAAAGAAAATATTACCTTTTTTGGAGGTATCTATGGTTTGTCGAAATTAAAAATCAAAGAGAAAACAAATGAAATGATAGATGATTTAGGTCTAGAGGATGTTGCCAAACAATTAGTTGGTTCGTTACCCTTGGGCTGGAAACAAAAAATTTCATTTTCGGTAGCCTTATTGCACGAGCCAAAAATTGTTTTTTTAGATGAGCCTACTGGTGGTGTAGATCCTATAACTAGGCGTCAGTTTTGGGAAATGATTTATAGAGCAGCACATCAAGGCACGACTATTTTTGTTACCACACATTATATGGATGAAGCCGAGTATTGTGATCGCGTTTCTATTATGGTAAATGGAAAGATAGAAGCTTTGGATACGCCAAAAAAATTAAAGGAACAGTTTCAAGTTACTAGTATGAATGATGTGTTTTTAAAACTAGCCAGAGGATGA
- a CDS encoding ABC transporter permease — MKRFIGFVTKEFYHIFRDRRSLFILFGMPIVQILLFGFAITNEINNVDIAILDHSNDATTNEIINKISASKYFSVKQLIEREDDIEAVFKKGKVKAVLNFEKDFSKNLIKDRQATVQIITDATDPNTANTISNYVNSILKKYQQEQNKAITINYVIVSEPRMVYNPELKSVYMFVPGVMTIILMLVSAMMTSISITREKELGTMEILLVSPIKPFQVIVGKVFPYIFLSVINAIVIVLLSIFIFKMPVQGSLILLAFESILFIVSALALGILISTISATQQTAMMISLMGLMLPVILLSGFIFPISSMPIPLQFISHAIPAKWFIIILKGIMLKGVGLEFIWKETLILIGMTVLFMGISVKKYKIRLE, encoded by the coding sequence ATGAAACGATTTATAGGTTTTGTTACCAAAGAATTTTATCACATTTTTAGAGATAGGCGTTCCTTGTTTATTCTCTTTGGAATGCCTATTGTCCAAATTTTACTATTTGGTTTTGCCATTACCAATGAAATTAACAATGTGGATATTGCTATTTTAGATCACTCAAATGATGCCACCACAAATGAAATCATTAATAAAATATCAGCATCAAAATACTTTAGTGTCAAGCAACTTATTGAACGTGAAGATGATATAGAAGCTGTTTTTAAAAAGGGAAAAGTGAAAGCTGTTTTAAACTTTGAAAAAGATTTTAGTAAAAATCTTATAAAAGATCGCCAAGCTACCGTTCAAATAATTACAGATGCAACAGACCCAAACACGGCTAACACCATTAGTAATTATGTAAATTCTATTTTAAAAAAATACCAGCAAGAGCAAAACAAAGCTATAACTATTAATTATGTTATAGTTTCAGAACCAAGAATGGTCTATAATCCAGAACTAAAAAGTGTGTATATGTTTGTTCCTGGTGTAATGACTATTATATTAATGCTGGTTTCGGCTATGATGACGTCCATTTCCATTACACGAGAAAAGGAATTAGGAACTATGGAGATTTTATTAGTGTCACCTATAAAACCTTTTCAAGTAATTGTTGGTAAGGTGTTTCCGTATATTTTCTTGTCGGTAATTAATGCTATCGTAATTGTTTTGTTAAGTATTTTCATCTTTAAAATGCCTGTCCAAGGGAGTTTAATTTTATTGGCGTTTGAGAGCATTTTATTTATTGTATCAGCTTTAGCTTTAGGAATTTTAATCTCAACCATTTCAGCAACACAACAAACCGCCATGATGATTTCCTTAATGGGTTTAATGCTTCCCGTAATTCTGCTATCCGGCTTTATTTTTCCCATTTCAAGTATGCCAATCCCTTTACAATTTATCAGTCATGCCATTCCGGCAAAATGGTTTATTATCATATTAAAAGGAATTATGCTTAAAGGTGTTGGGCTGGAATTTATATGGAAAGAAACACTGATTTTAATAGGCATGACCGTTCTCTTTATGGGAATAAGTGTAAAAAAATATAAAATTAGATTAGAGTAA
- a CDS encoding ABC transporter permease has translation MKTIRYIIQKEFKQIFRNKGMLPIIFVLPLLQLIILSNAATFEVKNIKFAYIDNDHSKSSRALIEKFEATTYFNVLTAFPTQKLASSAMLKGEVDVVLEIPSHFERDLLKEKKGALGVTINAIDGAAAGVENVYVSQIIQNYNRHIKTDLMQFSESQFQPVDIATIPLFWYNETLNYKTFMVPGILVLLVTMITLFLSGMNIVREKEIGTLEQINVTPIKKSQFIIGKLFPFWVIGMGLLTIGLILARLIFNVPMVGSLLLMYLYTSIFILVILGMGLFISNFTDTQQQAMFIAWFFVVIFILMSGLFTPIESMPEWAQILTEFNPIKYFVEVMRMVMLKGSGFIDILPQLVKTLIYALLMNGLAVWSYKKTT, from the coding sequence ATGAAAACAATACGATATATCATCCAAAAAGAATTCAAGCAAATCTTTAGAAATAAAGGGATGCTACCAATCATTTTTGTGTTACCACTACTCCAATTAATTATTTTATCTAATGCAGCTACTTTTGAAGTCAAGAATATCAAATTCGCATATATAGATAATGACCATAGTAAATCATCAAGAGCACTAATAGAGAAATTTGAGGCTACTACATATTTTAATGTTTTAACAGCCTTTCCAACTCAAAAATTGGCAAGTTCAGCTATGCTAAAAGGAGAAGTAGATGTTGTTTTAGAGATTCCCTCTCATTTTGAACGTGATTTGCTAAAGGAAAAAAAAGGTGCTTTGGGAGTTACTATTAATGCTATTGATGGTGCTGCTGCCGGTGTTGAAAACGTATATGTTTCTCAAATAATTCAGAATTATAATAGGCACATTAAAACGGATTTGATGCAATTTTCAGAATCTCAATTTCAACCTGTTGACATTGCTACCATCCCACTTTTTTGGTATAATGAAACGTTAAACTACAAAACGTTTATGGTACCTGGTATATTAGTACTATTAGTTACCATGATCACGTTATTTCTTTCAGGAATGAATATTGTTCGCGAAAAAGAAATTGGAACTTTAGAGCAAATCAATGTAACGCCTATAAAGAAAAGTCAATTTATTATTGGTAAGCTTTTTCCGTTTTGGGTTATTGGAATGGGCTTGTTAACTATTGGATTAATTCTTGCAAGGCTCATTTTTAATGTGCCTATGGTAGGAAGTTTATTACTTATGTACCTCTATACTTCCATTTTTATTTTGGTGATACTCGGTATGGGATTATTTATTTCCAATTTTACCGATACCCAGCAACAAGCCATGTTTATCGCTTGGTTTTTTGTAGTGATTTTTATTTTAATGAGCGGACTGTTTACACCTATTGAGAGTATGCCAGAATGGGCCCAAATACTTACCGAATTTAATCCTATCAAATACTTTGTTGAAGTCATGCGTATGGTGATGCTTAAAGGTTCCGGTTTTATCGATATCCTGCCACAACTAGTAAAAACACTTATTTACGCATTACTAATGAATGGATTAGCGGTTTGGAGTTATAAGAAAACGACTTAA